One segment of Schistocerca cancellata isolate TAMUIC-IGC-003103 chromosome 2, iqSchCanc2.1, whole genome shotgun sequence DNA contains the following:
- the LOC126161745 gene encoding uncharacterized protein LOC126161745: MSFSGSVSDGSVVDDESLSTDKVRVQRETSKAKRGIIYLSTIPPYMNVTKVREIFGQFGELGRVYLQPADTGREVGNKKRKPAKHFTEGWVEFKRKKVAKFVAQTLNNTQIGGRKKSKFYDHIWCIKYLPRFKWVHLSERLAYERAVRKQRLRAEISQAKREANYFSQNIDRSEKLRRHKGVTGLKVMNDTLGKQDIDYHQRKTDSEIQVNKRKTSSNDGIPGGKNNNNYVGDLQTRTDFLKNLFNSGS; the protein is encoded by the exons ATGTCTTTCTCAGGCAGTGTAAGTGATGGATCGGTTGTCGACGATGAAAGTTTAAGTACAGACAAAGTCCGAGTGCAAAGGGAAACCAGCAAGGCGAAACGTGGAATAATATATTTATCTACAATTCCACCGTATATGAACGTCACCAAAGTGAGAGAGATTTTTGGGCAGTTTGGCGAGTTAGGAAGAGTTTATTTACAACCAGCAGATACAG GTAGGGAAGTCGGCAACAAAAAGAGAAAGCCAGCCAAACATTTCACAGAAGGCTGGGTtgaattcaaaagaaaaaaagtggcCAAATTCGTTGCGCAGACCTTAAACAACACGCAGATAGGCGGAAGAAAGAAAAGCAAATTTTATGACCATATTTGGTGCATAAAATATCTGCCAAG gttcaAATGGGTTCATCTCAGTGAAAGATTAGCTTATGAAAGAGCTGTCCGTAAACAACGTTTGAGAGCAGAAATATCCCAGGCAAAACGAGAAGCTAATTACTTCTCTCAGAATATTGACAGGAGTGAAAAACTTCGTAGACACAAAGGTGTTACTGGTTTAAAGGTGATGAATGATACACTCGGCAAACAAGACATTGATTATCATCAGCGGAAAACTGACAGTGAAATTCAAGTGAATAAACGCAAAACATCTTCTAATGATGGCATTCCTGGTGgcaagaataacaataattacgTAGGAGATTTGCAAACTAGAACTGACTTCCTCAAGAACCTGTTCAATAGTGGATCATAA